AATCCTGAATCCTACATTCTAATAGTGGATCATAGCCGGTCACTGAGGACCATGGCCACACCCACAGCAGAATCCGCGTTCTTGCCGTACACCACTTGAAAAGGAAACGCCCTCTCCACTTCCTGCCTGAACACTTGGTTGCGTGCTAGTGCACTGCCGCTGCCAACAATTCTGCTGACGCCAGCGTTTTGAAGGAGCTCTGCAGGCATCATGGAGGCGAGGTTGCTCAGGACTCCATGGCAAAGCGctctggtcacatgacccaggGAGAGATTGTTGGTGGAGATGTAGGTCACCTGACCCAAGCTCCCAGGGTCATGTCTCTCTCCCAGGACGGTAGGAATCACTCTCAGGTCACTGCTTTCCTGGTTCAAGGCAGAATGAATCAGCTTTTCATACAAGCATGACTCGCTCAGATCTGCACCTGCAGGGGTAGGAACATTTCACAAATCAgtacattttcaaatatttgatcctgattttaaagataaaactgTGAATGGGCATTTGACAAGTTTCCTATaactatgaaataaaacaacttttaaacacatttgtCCCAAACTCTTAGTTTTAGTTGCaggaaaaagaaagcaaacagataaatgaacaaaacagaTATTCTGCTGAAAGGTAGGAAATTGTAGAAGAACTAAAATGGGACTAAAAACGCAGCAAGAACTGCAAATGATccacttaaaaaacacattcttaCATGATGTCATTTTTCTGTAACACGAACAGCAGGATTCCAGTGAAAAGCAGGTATTGCTAGAAATAAAGGACGTCTGCTGCTGGAATCAGTTTACATCCGCCCTGCACTCATGGACTGACAGTAGGAGGGGTCCGGCTGCACGACATGAAAGGCTTCTCAAGTGTATCTGCTGAATGTAATCCTCTGAGCTACTGGCCACAACAAGGTAAATtataatatgattttttttaaatcctcctGTCTAACATTTGTAATCCAGTATTGAAGGAACTCTGGAAGGTTAcaaaaaaagttcactttttaTTGCTATTCCACCCATCCATACAATTTCTTTACTTGCAGAATCAATTTGGGGGTCAcatagttgctggagcctgtccctgctactattgggtgaaggcggggtacatccTGAACAGGACGCTAGTCTGCCcagggcacacaatcactcccacacacagacacctATAGGTTCACTTCACAGTAACTAATTAACAAATGAAGGAtgtctttggactgtggaaTGAAGCTGGAGTGGtgaaaacccacacattcacggggaaaacatgcaaacttcacacaaagAACCCAGTCGGGactcaaaccagggccttcttgctgtgaagagtgctaaccactgccccactgtGCAGCCTTTGAtgctgtttttgtgaaaaactagATTCAATGAGATTGACAGATTCAAGTGTAATGCTCTTTGAGGTTTgactaaaacaaactaaaactaaaacaattgGAGCCAGGGCAAATCCCCAGATAACCAGGAGGGGGCTCATTACACATGAAGGTGGTCCTCATTCACATTGGTGTGAAATTATCTAACTTTACTACAGAAAACCCATTCTTACACTCTaactccacctttttttttagctctgtgGTTAGATCTAATAAGCAGGATAACTGCACTGAGGTGaaattttacaagtttttttgttttaatatacgTTTGAATTTAAAATTGCAAACAGGGGACAGAAATGCCAAAGTCAGCTTCTTGTCATTTTTAGAGTTTGATTGAAATGAAACTTCTAATCCCTGCCCTAGATTCTTGGACCCGCTTGCCCTCCAGGGAGGCGCACACATCACATGACAGGAAACTACTTATAAGGGAGGAACCAGATTTTTCTGCTCTATTAACACATGGGGTATACCGGTACTTATTTAAAGTCTTCTGTGTTTTCAACcaacattttccattttctttgcaaGTTAGAAAAATAACgacaatctaaaataaaaaggtgtgTCTGTACCAAGTTCTCTCATCCAAGAGGTTAACATCCCCACAAAAGTGGCCAGTACGTTTCCCCCATTGAGCGACGCTGCCACGGCCAGATATGAGGAGTCGAAGTACGGGAAGTAGGAGATGGAGGAGGTTGAATCTGGAGAATCAGGAGGTCTGAAGCCAGCTGGCATGGCGAAGGTCAGCTGAGCAGAAGTGCTTATATTGAGAACTGGAGGCCAAAAGAGAGATTTGACATTTTGTGCAGCACAACAAATGAGAATCGCTGAGTAAAACACCACAAGACCTTAAAGTGATGTTAGAAAGTGGTGGATAGAACTATTCATGCAGGATAAATTAAGTGTGTCATTTAAGATTTGAAAGATAAACACTGAATGAGTCATGAGTAGACTTCCTGTTTCACCTGCATCTGTAGGCGCACTCATGCAGGAGTAGACGGAGCACTGGAAGTCTCCCAGAGCAGCCCCTACTGGTGTACCGGCAGGGATGCTGTGCCAGACAGACCGCGTTTGCCCTGCCAAGCCACCAGATGGCGCACACTGAGGAAGCAGGTGCAGAGGAAAGCCGGCGGCCTTTAAACTAGAGCATGCACAACACAGCCAAGTCAGGACAAGAAGCCGACTCtgatcatgcaaactgttaatAAAGTTCAGGCACAGGTAACACCTTTTAGATTTAGTGTTTTTCATACATGCTTTCATTCCACTGATTGGTGGAAGTGTTGAAGAAACCCCAGCTGGCGGCATTCTGAGGCGTCATCACACACCCGTCCAAACCGCACAGCATAGACGCCACGTAGTCCTGGATGGTGCCTGCCACCGTGAAGCCCTCCAGAAACTCAGGTCTGCGGTGAAATCCGTACAGTCGGAGGTTGCCTTCACTACAACCAGTCGGTGTCTGAGCATACTTACCGGTGTTTCATGAGCCAGAAGAGAGTTGCACAGCCAAATCCTGTGGCAGTGTTCAGGTGCGAGTCTGGTTTTGGAAGAGAACGGAGGAAGTCGCTGTTGCAGCGTCCATCCTGCCATGTGATCAGCTGACTCGTGTCTCTGGGAATGAAGAAGTCCCCACCTGACCAATCACAGCCTTAGGGggtgaagaaaaggaaaatgaacaGCGGATATTGTCCATGTGCTATGGTTTCATTTGGGGTAAAGACCCTCaccaatcatcttttcatccattTCAAAATTGTGCCCAGTGAACCCTCATCCCTctctgttactgagagctctctgtttaacaCGCTCTTCCaatagcttacagcctctcacacccccaacccaacatcaTCAGTGAaaaaatatcagagctatccagccgtacagtgtTGATTCAGGTTGCAGCTCAGACCAGGataacaaagacgtacatggatctattcgtctgcaagtggatggatcagaatggggcggagcttcTGGCCCACCCAGTCTGTTTTTCAcatcaaaaatatgattttttttctaacagcatttttgtgtctgctcttAATTCACGACGACTTGAAGAAATacttaaaagaaaacttaaaagaaatacTTCAATATGCTCAAatagacccactttgatgaaaatcgtgttcttggtgtttttaacatttttctggtgatgaaagacatatgtaaagaaaatttagcttaaaattgcatttctgagtaattctaaggctggttttccagaaatcctgccccATCTGCTGCTTATTACCTTGATCACGTGTGTTTACAATatggagcttcaatggcaggtatgttaaaaaacatgttggacacccCGGCACACATGTTTGGCCGGTGTCCAACACCCATGGTTCACACCACTGtgaaagagaactggactgagcgagagTGACACCAGTCGTAGAAAAGGGTTTACTTCCAGTTCTTACCAAATGACGTCAATTCGGTCGACATATTTCCACTATAAGGACATCGGCATGTTGAAACAGGATGATAGCCATAAACAATAATTGGtcagagtcagtctgagtcaatgtttctatggcaaccactgttGGCAATCAGGAGAGGGCtttttggaagtccacaccccctaccactgtcaatcaaacatttgaatgtttaaGGTGGAGGTCggtgggcaccacatgcttttactgaggcatctgattggccagtttaggacttaataattaatattaaaaaattaggattataaATAAGATGTTAAAACCATGTAGGCAGAGAAAGAAggtttattctgacaaacagatTGAGTGATAGCTGGTTATTTCTCAATAGacatctatgggattttggcttatttgaaccagtgggtacttcctgtttagaaagccataggggaggagtcactcagccCAATTCTccaatacagtcaatggtttaaagcgatggatgatgggaaggggtgCCATGCTCAAAGGTACTTTAAACAAGGAGCAGGGATTCAAAAAACTGCTTTAACACATCCgttcatgaaaaaataatttaatattaGGCGACTTTTCTGCTAAGCACCAGATGGTTGACATTTGCAATGATCACTTACAGAATCTAGCTGTCAAAGCTTATgcttaacaaaaacaaatatttcctttttaacaAAGCTGTTTATAAATTTATTATAAAGATGCCATCATGAGTTATTTTAATCACTAATTATAAGAATAATGTTAACTAAAAACATGTAGAATGCCATCCATccttacatccatccatcttcagaactcgctgaatcccttttgaggTCACAGGCTGAGCCTGTGACCTCTTTGGTGATGgcggggttcaccctgaagaAACAGGTCGCCCGTCTGTTGCCACGTACATGAATGGACACAGAGGTGCCATttgccaattaacctacgaagcatgttttgggactgtgagaggaaaccagagtgcctggagaaaacccacacatgctaagggagaacatgcaaactccacacagaaaggtcccggCCGGGATTTAAACTAGTGCCTTCTCATGCTAACCACTATCTCACCATGCAGCCTAATCTTggaaagaacatttaaaaaatggaatcCAAAGTGTATGAAAGAGTAAATATGTTGTTCACCTGTCAGCGCATCCCTTCAgtggtcgccacagtgaatcagctttcaccgaTCTCacgtggtttggcagagagattttttacaccggatgcccttccagACATAACCCTGTATTATATCCAGGCAAGGGACAGGAACagggagacccccccccccccccccccgaccccccGTTTCCCTGCGCTtaaccaactgagccatccagcggctatacacaaacactttttcaaTAGGTACATGGTTTTTCTTTAAACCGTTTTACACTTTTGTTGATTGTTTATTATGTTATAAACTCACTTCGATCACCTTTTgacctattgtaaaagtgttcccattggtcttttaattatgataatgctgtttttaggcaaagtaaaaaaaaaaacggtgttgttttctaggacatcattCAAATAGATCAACATCCCTCTGTTTTCACGTTCaccgctggcttacagccccatGCAACCACAACATTACATTAggggagcaatattggatctatccagctgttcagtttggatccagattccagctcagaccaggaaaacaaagacgtacgtggatttatttgtctgtaagtggatgcatcagaatggagcagaacagggagctGTAGCTTCTACATCTAACCtacaaacgtttttttaattacatttttcatctgctccagattcacaacaatttgaataaagaaatactcaggctattttaatcctattttttttaaatatatgccctccatcatgagaaaaatgccataagaacatgtgaaaaacatcatttttaataactataggctaaaaaataaaatatgattgAAGGCCCTTTCATTAAAGATCAACAGAAGTTGGTTTAAGAttctttattgtattttaaatgaGGAATCTTCCAATCGTCTATGAATAGAATCACATTTGAACTTCAGATGCAATAAACAAGACTGTTGACTTCTTTGTGACCAAACTACCAGCTGATGACTATTGATTACCTTCTTGTAACTTGTTGCAGAAATGTTATAATTTGTATGTTTTAACACCtgcattagtaaaaaaaaaacaaacacacaaaaaacgatTTCATACAGATTCCAGATGTTTATATTGATTTACAGATCAACATAATCTGATCAGTTGATCCAGCATTAACGCAGCGCCTTATCTCACCGCTCTTCGCCCTCCACAGTAGAACTCCGTGCATCTGTCCGGACAGCCCGATCCCGCACACGCGCCGCAATTTGTCCGTGGGCAGCTCGTCCACGCAGCGGTTCACGGCGTCTATGATCCGGCCGGTGTCCTGCTCTTTCGCCTGCACCGCAAAGCCGTTTCAACGTCAGCTGGAGGATGGCACGCGCCGGCGTCTCCCGCTCAGCCAGGGAAAGAAGGAGCTGATTGCAAAGTTGCTCACCTTTATCCCGCCGTCGTCGCTGATGTCGGCAGCAGTCGGTAACGCGTGGCTGACGCTCACGGTTCTGGAGTCCGTGGCCAAT
The DNA window shown above is from Oryzias latipes chromosome 14, ASM223467v1 and carries:
- the shpk gene encoding sedoheptulokinase, which encodes MTNFILGLDVGTTSVKAVLLATDSRTVSVSHALPTAADISDDGGIKAKEQDTGRIIDAVNRCVDELPTDKLRRVCGIGLSGQMHGVLLWRAKSGCDWSGGDFFIPRDTSQLITWQDGRCNSDFLRSLPKPDSHLNTATGFGCATLFWLMKHRPEFLEGFTVAGTIQDYVASMLCGLDGCVMTPQNAASWGFFNTSTNQWNESILKAAGFPLHLLPQCAPSGGLAGQTRSVWHSIPAGTPVGAALGDFQCSVYSCMSAPTDAVLNISTSAQLTFAMPAGFRPPDSPDSTSSISYFPYFDSSYLAVAASLNGGNVLATFVGMLTSWMRELGADLSESCLYEKLIHSALNQESSDLRVIPTVLGERHDPGSLGQVTYISTNNLSLGHVTRALCHGVLSNLASMMPAELLQNAGVSRIVGSGSALARNQVFRQEVERAFPFQVVYGKNADSAVGVAMVLSDRL